Proteins found in one Microcella daejeonensis genomic segment:
- a CDS encoding helix-turn-helix domain-containing protein has protein sequence MTEPTPDALGRFLTLTDVAEVLSLNAAEVLALVRSGELPAIRLGAIGQWRVEHAVLESFIADKYDESRRMALWHEAEYADVAELFGDQRRRSSGASSS, from the coding sequence ATGACCGAGCCGACTCCCGACGCCCTGGGTCGCTTCCTGACCCTCACGGACGTCGCCGAGGTGCTGAGCCTCAACGCCGCCGAGGTGCTCGCTCTCGTGCGCTCGGGCGAGCTGCCCGCCATCCGCCTGGGGGCGATCGGTCAGTGGCGGGTGGAGCACGCGGTGCTCGAATCCTTCATCGCCGACAAGTACGACGAGAGCCGTCGCATGGCTCTCTGGCACGAGGCGGAGTACGCGGACGTCGCCGAGCTCTTCGGCGACCAGCGGCGACGCAGCAGCGGCGCATCCTCGAGCTGA
- a CDS encoding AMP-binding protein, whose translation MHELLAGADHDIALVDASRSVSYAELRERVIERAAELGCGRRLLMLSCRRDVETVVSLLAALVGRHAVILLGDEEPTSEQWRRRLIETYDPDTVVGSRADAGASIEHRRGASGHDLHPELALLLSTSGSTGSPKLVRLSGTNVISNARAIADYLELGPEDCGATTLPLHYCYGLSILTSHLVAGARVLVTASSVIQPEFRRDAARAGVSSIAGVPHTFDLLSASGFDPAGLPSLRLMTQAGGRMDPERVREWARRGAECGVSLVVMYGATEATARMAYLPAPLAMSRPGAIGIAIPGGALRIDDPDDAGEGELVYSGPNVMMGYAETPEDLARGHEARELRTGDLARRTADGLFEIVGRMSRFVKIFGLRLDLDRLERILAAEGVPAYAVESAGGVLIGTTCAEDADRAPGILSAATGIPRACFRHVVLDQLAVTSSGKADRQELRRLSDRLPGAELPVEGPTTPGEQVTTVEAVRSMYAVVLERPEASERDSFVSLDGDSLSFVEAAHRLERIIGDLPAQWPSLSARELAEHAAALPAPRIPSSDGAGRPATGRGRRPRASVETAVALRAVCIILIVGTHANLLGLQGGAHLLLAVLGYNLARFPLAPRPRGARLRGLARSALLIAVPSMLWIGGVSLVTARYDLSTVLLLNSVLGDDSAWSEQWRFWFLEAALGAIILAGAALSIRLIDRAERRSPFLVVSIALALALLIRVVDNQGVLAEGVARYTLPGVLWLVVLGAAAERAGTRAQRIGLSLVAVAGTAGFLGDPLREAVVIAGLLVLIWVRAVPVPRAAAAAMSALAAASLFIYLVHWEIYPAWEDDAPVFATVASIAGGLLVFAVWRRLRRTAARLPSARIGRRRLAT comes from the coding sequence GTGCACGAGCTGCTCGCGGGTGCCGACCACGACATCGCCCTCGTCGATGCGTCGCGCTCCGTCAGCTATGCGGAGCTGCGGGAGCGCGTCATCGAGCGCGCCGCGGAACTCGGATGCGGTCGTCGGCTGCTGATGCTGTCGTGCCGGCGGGACGTCGAGACGGTGGTGAGCCTCCTCGCCGCTCTCGTCGGACGGCACGCGGTGATCCTCCTCGGCGACGAGGAGCCGACGTCGGAGCAGTGGCGGCGCCGCCTGATCGAGACCTACGACCCGGACACCGTCGTCGGCAGCCGAGCCGATGCGGGGGCATCCATCGAGCATCGGAGGGGAGCGAGCGGGCACGATCTGCACCCCGAGCTCGCGCTGCTGCTCAGCACCTCGGGATCGACCGGGTCGCCCAAGCTCGTCCGACTCTCCGGCACCAATGTCATCAGCAATGCCCGCGCGATCGCGGACTACCTCGAGCTCGGACCCGAGGACTGCGGGGCGACCACGCTGCCGCTGCACTACTGCTACGGACTGTCGATCCTGACGAGCCACCTCGTGGCCGGCGCGCGGGTGCTCGTCACCGCGAGCTCGGTGATCCAGCCCGAGTTCCGGCGCGATGCCGCGCGGGCCGGGGTGAGCTCGATCGCGGGGGTGCCCCACACCTTCGACCTGCTGAGCGCCTCGGGCTTCGACCCGGCCGGCCTCCCCTCCCTGCGGCTGATGACGCAGGCCGGCGGGCGGATGGATCCGGAGCGCGTGCGGGAGTGGGCCCGTCGCGGCGCGGAGTGCGGCGTGTCGCTGGTCGTCATGTACGGCGCGACAGAGGCGACCGCGCGCATGGCCTACCTGCCCGCCCCGCTGGCGATGAGCCGGCCGGGGGCGATCGGCATCGCCATCCCCGGAGGCGCCCTGCGGATCGATGACCCCGACGACGCGGGCGAGGGGGAGCTCGTCTACAGCGGCCCGAACGTCATGATGGGGTACGCGGAGACCCCGGAGGATCTCGCGCGGGGCCACGAGGCGCGCGAGCTGCGCACGGGGGACCTCGCCCGGCGGACGGCGGACGGGCTGTTCGAGATCGTCGGGCGGATGAGCCGTTTCGTGAAGATCTTCGGACTGCGGCTGGACCTCGACCGGCTCGAGCGGATCCTCGCTGCGGAGGGAGTGCCCGCCTACGCGGTCGAGAGCGCGGGCGGCGTGCTCATCGGAACGACGTGCGCCGAGGATGCCGACCGCGCGCCGGGGATCCTCTCGGCGGCGACGGGGATCCCTCGCGCGTGCTTCCGGCACGTCGTGCTCGACCAGCTCGCCGTGACCTCCAGCGGCAAGGCCGATCGCCAGGAGCTCCGTCGGCTGTCGGACCGCCTGCCGGGTGCGGAGCTGCCGGTGGAGGGCCCCACCACGCCGGGGGAGCAGGTAACGACCGTCGAGGCGGTGCGGAGCATGTACGCGGTCGTGCTCGAGCGCCCGGAGGCGAGCGAGCGCGACAGCTTCGTCTCGCTCGACGGGGACTCGCTCTCCTTCGTCGAGGCGGCCCACCGGCTGGAGCGGATCATCGGCGACCTCCCCGCGCAGTGGCCCTCGCTGTCGGCCCGCGAGCTCGCGGAGCACGCCGCGGCGCTGCCCGCTCCGCGCATCCCGTCATCGGACGGGGCGGGGCGGCCGGCGACGGGCCGGGGGCGCAGGCCGCGCGCCTCGGTCGAGACGGCGGTCGCGCTGCGGGCCGTGTGCATCATCCTCATCGTCGGCACGCACGCCAATCTGCTCGGCCTGCAGGGCGGCGCGCACCTGCTGCTCGCCGTGCTCGGCTACAACCTGGCCCGCTTCCCGCTCGCGCCCCGACCGCGCGGAGCACGGCTGCGCGGGCTCGCGCGGTCCGCGCTCCTCATCGCCGTCCCCTCGATGCTCTGGATCGGCGGGGTCTCGCTGGTGACCGCGCGGTACGACCTCTCGACCGTGCTGCTGCTCAACTCGGTGCTGGGCGATGACTCCGCCTGGAGCGAGCAGTGGCGCTTCTGGTTCCTCGAGGCCGCCCTCGGCGCGATCATCCTCGCGGGTGCCGCGCTGAGCATCCGACTCATCGATCGGGCGGAGCGGCGATCGCCGTTCCTCGTCGTCTCGATCGCGCTCGCGCTCGCCCTCCTCATCCGGGTCGTCGACAACCAGGGGGTGCTCGCCGAGGGCGTCGCCCGGTACACCCTGCCGGGGGTGCTGTGGCTCGTCGTGCTCGGCGCCGCGGCGGAGCGCGCAGGAACCCGGGCGCAGCGCATCGGGCTCTCGCTCGTCGCCGTCGCCGGCACCGCGGGGTTCCTCGGCGATCCGCTGCGGGAGGCCGTCGTGATCGCCGGACTGCTCGTGCTCATCTGGGTGCGCGCAGTGCCGGTGCCGCGCGCGGCGGCGGCCGCGATGTCGGCGCTCGCCGCGGCATCCCTCTTCATCTACCTCGTGCACTGGGAGATCTACCCGGCGTGGGAGGACGATGCGCCCGTGTTCGCGACGGTCGCGTCGATCGCCGGCGGACTCCTGGTCTTCGCGGTGTGGCGCCGCCTGCGCCGGACGGCGGCTCGTCTGCCGTCGGCGCGGATCGGGCGGCGCCGGCTCGCTACTTGA
- a CDS encoding WhiB family transcriptional regulator, whose amino-acid sequence MDWRDKAACLTADPELFFPVGNTGPAVDQIEKAKTVCGRCSVTETCLQYALETNQDSGVWGGLSEDERRALKRRAARARRAS is encoded by the coding sequence ATGGACTGGCGCGACAAGGCCGCTTGCCTGACCGCTGACCCCGAGCTGTTCTTCCCCGTGGGGAACACCGGGCCCGCCGTGGACCAGATCGAGAAGGCGAAGACCGTCTGCGGTCGCTGCTCGGTCACCGAGACCTGCCTGCAGTACGCCCTCGAGACCAACCAAGACTCGGGCGTGTGGGGCGGCCTCAGCGAGGACGAGCGCCGCGCTCTCAAGCGCCGCGCCGCTCGCGCCCGCCGCGCCTCCTAA
- a CDS encoding LysE family translocator, with amino-acid sequence MVPLPELLAFLVAALIIIVVPGPGVLFVIGRALAHGTRGALISVLGAACGGALQIIAVAAGLGVLVAQSEVLFVALKIVGALVLVWLGIQSIRHRRAMPEADLDERRPTVRRLLRESFAVGITNPKTIVFFAAALPQFVDPGAGSVVGQMLQLGAIFLAIGIVSDGLYGVAAGSARAWFATNPGRLSGLRASGGVALIGLGAAMAFASRS; translated from the coding sequence GTGGTGCCGCTCCCCGAACTGCTCGCCTTCCTCGTGGCGGCGCTCATCATCATCGTCGTGCCCGGGCCGGGCGTGCTCTTCGTCATTGGGCGGGCTCTCGCGCACGGCACCAGGGGCGCGCTGATCAGCGTGCTCGGGGCGGCGTGCGGCGGAGCGCTCCAGATCATCGCGGTGGCGGCAGGGCTCGGCGTGCTCGTCGCGCAGTCGGAGGTGCTCTTCGTCGCGCTGAAGATCGTGGGCGCCCTCGTGCTGGTGTGGCTGGGCATCCAGTCGATCAGGCATCGGCGCGCCATGCCCGAGGCCGACCTCGACGAGCGGAGGCCGACCGTGCGCCGGCTGCTGCGCGAGAGCTTCGCCGTCGGCATCACGAACCCGAAGACCATCGTGTTCTTCGCCGCGGCGCTGCCGCAGTTCGTCGATCCGGGCGCCGGCAGCGTGGTCGGGCAGATGCTGCAGCTCGGGGCGATCTTCCTGGCGATCGGCATCGTCTCCGACGGCCTGTACGGGGTCGCCGCCGGGTCGGCGCGGGCGTGGTTCGCGACCAACCCCGGGCGCTTGAGCGGGCTGCGCGCCTCGGGTGGCGTCGCCCTCATCGGGCTCGGGGCGGCCATGGCCTTCGCGTCGCGCTCCTGA
- a CDS encoding sensor histidine kinase gives MSTLSDLVHEHASLTEADIEWLHLLIAEGQLLADLAFADIVLWVPTSSGGFVAVAHARPSSSATLFYRDFVGQEIKPEWRHQVTQAYESAAIVDSSAPDWYEETPTRVRAVPVVRRLSPGGKTVSEHPIAIITRHTNLSEARMPSRQELTFNECANDLFDMIAVGDFPDMTAPSGPRRGAPRASDGLIRLDVDGIVTFASPNGLSAFNRMGFAGELEGESLADVTTRLLSGKLVVDESLPLVVTGRAPWRTDIESRGVTVSLRAIPLRLHGMRVGAVVLCRDVTEVRHQERELITKDATIREIHHRVKNNLQTVASLLRIQARRTHSEGAKDALTQAMRRVAAIAVVHDTLSEGLSQNVDFDEVFARVLMLIAEVASSHNTIVRPRSTGSFGTLPSEYATPLALALTELVTNAVEHGLVGRSDGEVEIVSSRTDDTLAVKVRDNGGGLPEGKVGSGLGTQIVRTLIQGELGGTIDWHTLEGEGTEVTIEVPLRYLARRS, from the coding sequence GTGTCGACGCTCTCCGATCTGGTCCATGAGCACGCCTCCCTGACCGAGGCGGACATCGAGTGGCTGCATCTGCTCATCGCCGAGGGGCAGCTGCTCGCCGATCTCGCCTTCGCCGACATCGTGCTGTGGGTGCCGACGAGCAGCGGCGGCTTCGTCGCCGTCGCCCACGCCCGGCCCTCGAGCTCGGCGACGCTCTTCTACCGCGACTTCGTCGGTCAGGAGATCAAGCCGGAGTGGCGTCATCAGGTGACGCAGGCCTACGAGAGTGCGGCGATCGTCGACTCGAGCGCGCCCGACTGGTACGAGGAGACCCCCACGCGCGTGCGGGCCGTGCCGGTCGTGCGGCGGCTGTCGCCGGGCGGCAAGACGGTGAGCGAGCATCCCATCGCCATCATCACGCGGCACACGAACCTCAGCGAGGCGCGCATGCCGAGCCGCCAGGAGCTGACCTTCAACGAGTGCGCCAACGACCTCTTCGACATGATCGCGGTCGGCGACTTCCCCGACATGACGGCGCCGAGCGGGCCGCGCCGCGGGGCGCCGCGCGCGAGCGACGGGCTCATCCGCCTCGACGTCGACGGCATCGTCACCTTCGCGAGCCCGAACGGGCTGAGCGCCTTCAACCGCATGGGCTTCGCCGGCGAGCTCGAGGGGGAGTCCCTCGCCGACGTCACCACCCGGCTGCTCTCGGGCAAGCTCGTCGTCGACGAGTCGCTGCCGCTCGTGGTCACGGGGCGCGCGCCGTGGCGCACCGACATCGAGTCGCGCGGCGTCACCGTGAGCCTGCGCGCCATCCCCCTGCGACTGCACGGCATGCGGGTAGGCGCGGTCGTGCTCTGCCGGGACGTGACCGAGGTGCGGCACCAGGAGCGCGAGCTCATCACCAAGGACGCGACGATCCGCGAGATCCACCACCGGGTGAAGAACAACCTGCAGACGGTCGCCTCGCTGCTGCGCATCCAGGCCCGTCGCACCCACAGCGAGGGGGCGAAGGACGCCCTCACGCAGGCCATGCGCCGCGTCGCCGCCATCGCGGTCGTGCACGACACCCTCTCGGAGGGCCTCAGTCAGAACGTCGACTTCGACGAGGTCTTCGCGCGGGTGCTCATGCTCATCGCCGAGGTCGCCTCGAGCCACAACACGATCGTGCGCCCGCGCTCGACGGGCAGCTTCGGCACCCTGCCGAGCGAGTACGCGACCCCGCTGGCCCTCGCGCTCACCGAGCTCGTCACGAACGCCGTCGAGCACGGGCTCGTCGGGCGCAGCGACGGCGAGGTCGAGATCGTCTCGAGCCGCACCGACGACACCCTCGCGGTGAAGGTGCGCGACAACGGCGGCGGGCTCCCCGAGGGCAAGGTGGGCTCGGGCCTCGGCACGCAGATCGTGCGCACCCTCATCCAGGGCGAGCTGGGCGGCACCATCGACTGGCACACGCTCGAGGGCGAGGGCACCGAGGTGACGATCGAGGTGCCGCTGCGGTACCTGGCGCGCCGCAGCTGA
- a CDS encoding CpaB family protein, with amino-acid sequence MSSRPAPPARRRGTDPRLAIGIALVIGSIAAVVGIVAVGDEGIDVYAAPALLTAGEQVTADDLELRRVALGAEAATYLTVEEMPEEGVVVARTIGEGELVPRAAVGDARGPGSTTVVVALTTPLGATVRSGDTLDLWASPQEEAGRFGAPVVIASEAQLVREVAEEGIVAGAEAARVELLVPRRDVARILGALANGDALAAVPTALAIGG; translated from the coding sequence ATGTCGTCGCGCCCCGCCCCGCCCGCCCGCCGTCGCGGCACCGATCCCCGTCTCGCGATCGGGATAGCCCTCGTCATCGGATCGATCGCCGCGGTCGTCGGCATCGTCGCGGTGGGGGACGAGGGCATCGACGTCTACGCCGCCCCCGCGCTGCTGACGGCGGGGGAGCAGGTGACCGCCGATGATCTCGAGCTGCGACGCGTCGCGCTCGGCGCCGAGGCGGCCACCTACCTGACCGTCGAGGAGATGCCCGAGGAGGGCGTCGTCGTCGCGCGCACGATCGGGGAGGGCGAGCTCGTTCCGCGCGCCGCCGTCGGAGATGCCCGCGGCCCCGGCTCGACGACGGTCGTCGTCGCCCTGACGACTCCGCTCGGCGCCACGGTGCGGTCGGGGGACACGCTCGATCTGTGGGCGTCGCCCCAGGAGGAGGCGGGGCGCTTCGGCGCTCCCGTCGTCATCGCCTCCGAGGCCCAGCTCGTGCGCGAGGTGGCGGAGGAGGGCATCGTCGCGGGTGCGGAGGCCGCCCGCGTCGAGCTGCTCGTGCCCCGGCGCGACGTCGCGCGCATCCTGGGCGCTCTCGCCAACGGCGACGCGCTCGCCGCGGTGCCGACCGCTCTCGCGATCGGGGGCTGA
- a CDS encoding Rv3235 family protein, whose translation MNAPAASATATAPAPRADAPAPTRVEDAAGALPRAPRQSARSVAGRIAQEEFFDYQPTSTAELPDPRPLVENLTRFVVEILAGARELEQIARWVTDDVYRTLLKRQAISARARAARGRPVIRPAFAIGSVILCEPRDGIIEAVVVVNSRARSRAVAIRLEGLDRRWRASAIHVL comes from the coding sequence ATGAACGCACCCGCCGCCTCGGCGACCGCCACGGCACCCGCCCCCCGCGCGGACGCGCCCGCCCCCACCCGCGTCGAGGACGCGGCCGGCGCGCTCCCCCGCGCACCCCGGCAGAGCGCTCGGTCGGTGGCGGGCCGCATCGCGCAGGAGGAGTTCTTCGACTACCAGCCGACCTCGACCGCCGAGCTGCCCGACCCGAGGCCTCTCGTCGAGAACCTCACCCGCTTCGTCGTCGAGATCCTCGCCGGCGCCCGCGAGCTCGAGCAGATCGCCCGCTGGGTGACCGACGACGTCTACCGCACTCTCCTCAAGCGCCAGGCGATCAGCGCTCGCGCCCGGGCCGCCCGCGGGCGGCCGGTCATCCGCCCCGCCTTCGCCATCGGCAGCGTCATCCTCTGCGAGCCCCGCGACGGCATCATCGAAGCGGTCGTCGTCGTCAACTCGCGCGCGCGATCCCGGGCGGTCGCCATCCGACTCGAAGGGCTCGACCGCCGCTGGCGGGCGAGCGCCATCCACGTCCTCTGA
- a CDS encoding nucleotide-binding protein, protein MRIALALPGIDADQVELALLRAGHRIAWRAIDREELLRQLAEDAPEVVLVADDPAVATLDVVGAGDLLGVRTCLVRADDAASASARLLGVHDVLRAVPGRAIDLSVLRAPFDALEGGIEDAAAPRLRSGDAALGSADGSESGGAAASGPRSLGSRRDGGPAAASEPGGASARRRAGRDPAPAARAGAAGAGGERASGIRRLLGRSAGRGEGATDAGRGGGATGAPPPAAAPHADGPTDAAGAPPTTLADLRVPGAPPDPVAGEAPVPAPAARPNRVIAVWGPAGAPGRTLIATTLAAELAARGLHVCLVDADTYGGTIAPSLGLLDEAPGFAAACRLAASDALDAAELDRVSVDYGGSTAAFRVLTGIGRPHRWPELARDRVIGALEQARRWCDVVVVDVGFNLETDEELSSDLLSPRRNAATIAALRTADEVVAVGAADPVGITRLLRTHADLLETVTVDDVHVVVNRVRSSVLGVDPAGQVRQTLDRFGGIPDPLLIADDPAAADAALLSARTVVDAAPRSPLRQGVSALADRLGYGEAAAPRRSAWGRPRRTG, encoded by the coding sequence GTGCGCATCGCTCTCGCGCTGCCGGGCATCGATGCCGATCAGGTGGAGCTCGCCCTGCTGCGGGCCGGCCATCGCATCGCGTGGCGGGCGATCGACCGGGAGGAGCTGCTGCGGCAGCTCGCCGAGGACGCCCCCGAGGTCGTCCTCGTCGCCGACGACCCGGCCGTCGCGACGCTCGACGTCGTCGGCGCCGGCGACCTGCTCGGCGTGCGCACCTGCCTCGTCCGGGCCGACGACGCGGCCTCGGCCTCCGCCCGCCTCCTCGGAGTGCACGACGTGCTGCGCGCCGTGCCGGGTCGCGCGATCGACCTCTCGGTGCTGCGGGCGCCGTTCGACGCGCTGGAGGGCGGCATCGAGGACGCGGCCGCTCCGCGGTTGCGGTCGGGGGATGCCGCGCTCGGGTCGGCTGACGGCTCCGAGTCGGGCGGCGCCGCAGCGTCGGGGCCGCGGTCGCTCGGGTCGCGCCGCGACGGCGGGCCCGCGGCCGCCTCCGAGCCCGGGGGCGCGTCGGCACGGCGCCGGGCCGGGCGCGACCCGGCGCCGGCGGCGAGGGCGGGCGCGGCGGGGGCCGGAGGGGAGCGCGCGTCGGGCATCCGACGACTGCTCGGTCGGTCGGCGGGGCGCGGCGAGGGTGCGACGGACGCGGGCCGGGGCGGGGGCGCGACGGGCGCGCCGCCGCCCGCCGCGGCCCCGCACGCCGACGGGCCCACGGATGCGGCCGGCGCGCCGCCGACGACGCTCGCCGACCTGCGGGTGCCGGGGGCTCCGCCCGATCCGGTGGCCGGGGAGGCGCCGGTGCCGGCACCGGCCGCGCGCCCGAACCGCGTCATCGCCGTGTGGGGGCCGGCCGGCGCTCCGGGGCGCACGCTCATCGCGACGACGCTCGCGGCCGAGCTCGCCGCCCGCGGGCTCCACGTCTGCCTCGTCGACGCCGACACCTACGGCGGCACCATCGCGCCGAGCCTCGGACTGCTCGACGAGGCGCCCGGCTTCGCGGCGGCCTGCCGGCTGGCGGCCTCCGACGCTCTCGACGCTGCCGAGCTCGATCGGGTGTCGGTCGACTACGGCGGATCGACGGCGGCCTTCCGGGTGCTCACGGGCATCGGCCGCCCGCACCGGTGGCCGGAGCTCGCCCGCGACCGCGTGATCGGCGCGCTCGAGCAGGCGCGGCGGTGGTGCGACGTCGTCGTGGTCGACGTGGGCTTCAACCTCGAGACCGACGAGGAGCTCTCGAGCGACCTGCTCTCCCCGCGCCGCAACGCCGCGACGATCGCCGCGCTGCGCACCGCCGACGAGGTCGTCGCCGTCGGGGCCGCCGATCCGGTCGGCATCACCCGCCTGCTGCGCACGCACGCCGACCTGCTCGAGACGGTGACGGTCGACGACGTGCACGTCGTGGTCAACCGCGTGCGGTCGAGCGTGCTCGGCGTCGACCCCGCCGGGCAGGTGCGGCAGACGCTCGACCGGTTCGGGGGCATCCCCGACCCGCTGCTGATCGCCGACGACCCCGCCGCCGCCGATGCGGCCCTGCTGAGCGCGCGCACCGTGGTGGATGCCGCACCGCGGTCACCGCTGCGCCAGGGCGTCTCGGCGCTCGCCGACCGGCTCGGGTACGGGGAGGCGGCCGCACCCCGCCGGAGCGCGTGGGGGCGGCCGCGACGCACGGGGTAG
- the bcp gene encoding thioredoxin-dependent thiol peroxidase translates to MTATRLEPGTPAPAFTLPDKDGAHVSLADYAGKKVVLYFYPAASTPGCTTQACDFRDNLNSLGAAGYQVLGVSKDSGAALQKFAEEENLSFPLLSDPDLAVHQAYAAYGEKSMYGKTVTGVIRSTFVIDEQGVITHPLYNVKATGHVASLRKKLGIDD, encoded by the coding sequence ATGACCGCGACCCGCCTCGAGCCCGGCACCCCCGCCCCCGCCTTCACGCTGCCCGACAAGGACGGCGCGCACGTCTCGCTCGCGGACTACGCCGGCAAGAAGGTGGTGCTGTACTTCTACCCGGCCGCCTCAACCCCGGGCTGCACCACGCAGGCGTGCGACTTCCGCGACAACCTGAACTCCCTCGGCGCTGCCGGCTACCAGGTGCTCGGCGTCTCGAAGGACTCCGGCGCCGCGCTGCAGAAGTTCGCCGAGGAGGAGAACCTCTCCTTCCCGCTGCTGAGCGACCCCGACCTCGCCGTGCACCAGGCCTACGCGGCCTACGGCGAGAAGTCGATGTACGGCAAGACGGTCACGGGCGTCATCCGCTCGACCTTCGTCATCGACGAGCAGGGCGTCATCACCCACCCGCTCTACAACGTCAAGGCCACCGGCCACGTCGCGAGCCTGCGCAAGAAGCTCGGCATCGACGACTGA